ACGCTAGCAAGTGGTAGTAAGGATAAAACAGTTAGGTTTTGGGAAAGAGTTTAACTTAGTCACTGATTATAACCCAAGTAGATCGAAATTGTAGAACTATGCCCCTATCTATATTTTTCTCTAATTCGTCTCACCTGTTCTTTAAACTCTGCACCAAGTTCGGGATTAACCATTGCCACAAAGTTAGCAAATCCCTGAATTGAGGCAATTAAATCTGAAGAATGACCCCAGCGTTTCCCTGACAAACCGTCTTTTTCAATCTGATACAAAGTGGCCCGAAAGCGTTTGAGAGTTTTCTTATCAACATTTGCTTTATCGTTAACTATAACTCCAGTTACATCTTGCTGTCGCGAATTGCGAAGGATTCTGGTTTTCTCTTCATTAATCACAAAACCTTCGTGTTCGACTATTGATTCGGTGCGTCTCAATACGTTACAAATATGACGGAGGTTATCGCCAGAGGCAGAAAAAGTTAGGTCGTCGGCGTAGCGAGTATAAACAAAACCCAATTCTTCTGCCATTTGGGTGAGGCGGCGATCGAGTCGGCGGCAGAGTATATTAGTAATGGCTGGGCTGGTGGGTGCGCCTTGGGGTAAGTGGCGTTCGGTAAGTGCTACATAATAAGTTTTTCCATCTATTTCAACTTCTTCAACATCGGGTTCTGTACAGAGTAAGCCAAAAATTGTGGCGGCTGCTTCCGAATAGCCGATCGCGTGCAAAAGTCCTTTGATTCGTCGATAAGAAATTGAAGGAAAAAAGTTCTTTAAATCGAAGTTTATTACAACTTCTGCACCGACGTGAGGTTGTGCGTTACTAACAATTGAACGACCTTGGCGGAAACCGTGGGCGGCGTTGTGTAATTCGACTTTTTCTAGTATATTAGTAAGTATCCAATGTTGCGCTTGTTTTAGCCGTGGCATTGGGGCTGAAATGATGCGATCGCCTCCCGTCTTTTTAGGTATTTTGAAGCGAATGTAGTGAGAAATTGGAGATGTTTTGCGGGAAAAGGCGAGAAAGCGTAATTGTCCGATGCTAATTCCCATCGCGGCGGCAATTTGTTCGGCTGTGTTATAAATCGGCAAGCCATAACTTTGCAAACGTTCTTGATTGCATTCGGTATAGTTGAGTCCGCCGGAAACGCGATCGCCTAAATAAACAATATCTTCCTGGTTCTTTTGTCGCCAAGCTTCTGCGCGTTCTAGCCTTTCCCGTTCCCGACGTTCTTTCGTTTCCTGACGCTTGCGCCGCGACTCCTCCAGTCTTTGCTGATATAACTGCTTCTTGAGTGCCTCTTCACTGTTGAGGATGCGGTTTTGCTTGTAGAGGTCGCTAAGTTCTGCCTGTATTTCCCCACGACGACGAATTTCATCAGCTGGATCTTGCGGCATTTCGCCTTGGGCGGGCCAGAACCCAAGGCGAATCATCTCTTCAAGGATCACCTCTTCTCTGGAAGATTGGCGGATGCGATCGTACAGTTCTTGACGGGTTCTGGGTTGGTCAGTCATTCGATTTTGGATTTGGGATTTTAGATTTTGGATTGCAAATGTGAAATTTGCCATCTGAAATTCCGGTTATGGCGTTTTATTTGCCAACCACAAACCTACGTTACGCACATAAGTTTTGATATCTTCTAAAGCGCGTGTTTCTGTCTTCATTGTATTACCGGGAGGTTCGGATACAAAGCTGGGACAACCTATATCCGCATTCCAATTATAATCGCAGAAATGATGGAAAGTCGATTCTGCCACCCCGCGTCCTTGCCCGTTCCCATCAGCATCTTTAGGCCACTCGAAGGCAACAGCGAGATTAAATTCTCGTCCCGAAACCTGGCTAGTGCCGATCGCAATTACACGCCCGTTGGTTTCGCCTGGAGGAACTCCTACCGCGCCTTCGTGGGGATGTGCCGGGAAAAATTCAATTATTCCATCAGGCGAAGCAGGATTTTTCAATAATTCGTGAACAGGTTCCCTGGGCGTAATTTTT
This DNA window, taken from Argonema galeatum A003/A1, encodes the following:
- a CDS encoding reverse transcriptase family protein translates to MTDQPRTRQELYDRIRQSSREEVILEEMIRLGFWPAQGEMPQDPADEIRRRGEIQAELSDLYKQNRILNSEEALKKQLYQQRLEESRRKRQETKERRERERLERAEAWRQKNQEDIVYLGDRVSGGLNYTECNQERLQSYGLPIYNTAEQIAAAMGISIGQLRFLAFSRKTSPISHYIRFKIPKKTGGDRIISAPMPRLKQAQHWILTNILEKVELHNAAHGFRQGRSIVSNAQPHVGAEVVINFDLKNFFPSISYRRIKGLLHAIGYSEAAATIFGLLCTEPDVEEVEIDGKTYYVALTERHLPQGAPTSPAITNILCRRLDRRLTQMAEELGFVYTRYADDLTFSASGDNLRHICNVLRRTESIVEHEGFVINEEKTRILRNSRQQDVTGVIVNDKANVDKKTLKRFRATLYQIEKDGLSGKRWGHSSDLIASIQGFANFVAMVNPELGAEFKEQVRRIREKYR